The Collibacillus ludicampi region CAGGAGTCCGGTCATAAAACGTCCCTTGATGATGCGTTCATTGACTTTATCCATGACCGCTTGTTCCACTTCTTCATATGTATGAAACACAGGTTTGTTTTTATCGCTGGTCATCCTTCCATCCTCCTATCTCATGAATCTTTACGCCCACTTATTGTAGGATACAAGGGGAGATCACGCAACAAACGGAATGTCATGCCATTCTTGTGGTTGGGTGCGCCACATCAAAAGGTTGCTGACACAACGTCGTCGAGGTTGATTGTCAGACATATTTGTTCATCTCGAATTACGTACATTTTTATAGTACACTAAAACAAAATAAAGGGAACCATTTTGAAGTCGTGTGCGGATATTCCTATGAGGTTTATTCGTTCAATTTCAAGTCATTGCACACAAAGAGGTGTTTATAAGATTCTAACTGGGGTGAATGATTTGGATTGGCTTTTCCACACATACTATGACGATTTCGTGATCTTATTTCGATTGCTGTTTGCTTTTGTTGTGGGAGCAATTATGGGGCTTGAAAGAGAGCGATACTATCAATTTGATCATAAAATTAAAACAGCCGGTTTTCGTACGTATTCACTTGTCTGCTTGGGTTCCTGCATATTCGGATTAGCTTCCATTTACGGGTTTCCGACCATAGGATCGACACACGACCCTGGCAGAATAGCGGCGCAAGTGGTTACTGGAATAGGTTTCATTGGAGCCGGAACGATCATGAAATCAAACGAAGGCATTAGAGGTCTCACTACGGCTGCAGGAATGTGGGT contains the following coding sequences:
- a CDS encoding MgtC/SapB family protein, whose amino-acid sequence is MDWLFHTYYDDFVILFRLLFAFVVGAIMGLERERYYQFDHKIKTAGFRTYSLVCLGSCIFGLASIYGFPTIGSTHDPGRIAAQVVTGIGFIGAGTIMKSNEGIRGLTTAAGMWVASSIGLMISSGLYVPSIIAALLAYVILDFHRLFPTVFNFRSKDEKNLQDLDTDDHTK